From a single Pleurodeles waltl isolate 20211129_DDA chromosome 8, aPleWal1.hap1.20221129, whole genome shotgun sequence genomic region:
- the LOC138249550 gene encoding zinc finger BED domain-containing protein 5-like, with product MDCFLLSKDSRAPKRKAETETDGERKTVKLRKYDASYLDFGFTCIVVSGETRPQCVVCGMTLANDSLKPTKLRRHLETQHGAIVAKSREFFARKLQDMTQQKETMKNVASTTANALKASYQMAYHIAKNKKPFTDGERVILPAMLDVATTMLGEKTAEKFKIIPISDTTVCRRISHMSEDIHGQLIDRLKSSWFALQLDEATDLSKAAHLIAYVRYCYKTVILEDFLFCKPIKGRATASDLFDIINDFLGLHGLKWKNCVGICTDGAPSMCGARAGLKAKVLTAAPHILWTHCMIHREALAVRNMGGELQDVLNSAVKIVNFIKTHPTRARLFAILCAEMGAEHDGLLLHTEVRWLSRGKVLNRIFELRNEVLQFLLDLDPCKAEQLCSPQWIVLLAYLADIFEKLNSLNQSLQGAEITSFTMNKKISAFKQKLELWRRLIEVGQFEPFPCLEGNRI from the coding sequence ATGGATTGTTTTCTGCTGTCAAAAGACAGTAGGGCTCCCAAGCGAAAGGCCGAAACAGAAACAGATGGAGAGAGAAAAACTGTGAAATTAAGGAAGTATGATGCCTCCTATTTGGACTTTGGTTTCACCTGCATTGTTGTTAGTGGAGAAACTAGgccacagtgtgtggtttgtggtatGACCTTAGCTAATGACAGCTTGAAACCAACAAAACTAAGGCGTCATTTGGAAACACAGCATGGGGCTATAGTAGCAAAGAGTAGAGAGTTTTTTGCCAGGAAGTTGCAAGACATGACTCAACAGAAGGAAACCATGAAAAATGTGGCCTCCACCACAGCAAACGCATTGAAAGCATCTTACCAAATGGCATACCatattgccaaaaacaaaaagccatTTACGGATGGAGAAAGAGTCATTCTCCCAGCAATGCTTGACGTGGCTACAACAATGCTTGGTGAAAAAACAGCAGAGAAGTTCAAAATAATACCCATCTCAGACACAACAGTTTGCCGCCGCATTTCGCACATGTCAGAAGATATCCACGGACAGCTCATAGATCGGTTGAAATCGAGTTGGTTTGCTTTGCAGTTGGATGAAGCAACTGACTTGTCAAAGGCAGCACATTTAATTGCTTATGTCCGATACTGTTATAAAACAGTAATACTGGAAGACTTTTTATTCTGCAAGCCAATCAAGGGACGAGCAACAGCATCTGACttatttgacattatcaatgacttCCTGGGTCTTCATGGCTTAAAATGGAAAAACTGTGTCGGAATCTGCACAGATGGGGCTCCTTCCATGTGTGGTGCTAGGGCTGGCCTAAAAGCTAAAGTGTTGACAGCGGCTCCACATATTCTGTGGACCCACTGTATGATACACCGGGAAGCCCTTGCTGTCCGAAACATGGGTGGTGAACTTCAGGATGTTTTGAATTCTGCTGTTAAAATAGTTAATTTCATAAAGACCCACCCAACAAGAGCTCGCCTATTTGCAATTTTATGTGCAGAAATGGGAGCTGAACATGATGGCTTGCTGCTTCACACAGAAGTCCGATGGCTATCCCGTGGAAAAGTTCTGAATCGCATTTTTGAATTAAGGAATGAAGTACTGCAATTTCTTCTGGATTTGGACCCCTGCAAAGCAGAACAATTATGTAGTCCCCAGTGGATTGTGCTTTTAGCATACCTTGCTGACATCTTTGAGAAATTAAATTCCCTGAATCAATCTTTGCAAGGAGCTGAAATCACTTCTTTTACCATGAATAAAAAAATATCTGCTTTCAAGCAGAAGCTGGAATTATGGAGGAGACTAATTGAAGTTGGCCAGTTTGAGCCATTTCCATGTTTAGAAGGAAACAGAATATAA